The segment atgcaTTGAAATGGCAAGAACTAAAATACCTATTAAAATTGCAATAATTACAGAAACATGCAATGAATGGTTAAATATTTCTCAAAATGAAACGATTGTCAAAAAGTCAAAACAAAGTTAAGTACcagttcaacatgttcaacttaACTGCTATCGATAACGATAACAACATGGATCTTCACAACAccttttgatttcattttatgCCTCACGCCATCAACACCATTCAAATTCTTGAAATCCGCAAAAACATTCGACAACTCCACATACGCACCATCACTGTTAGCCTCTAATTCCACCATCTTTCTAGACGCAAGTTTAGCCATTTCCACATTTTTATAAATCTTGTTGGCATTTAGACGGTGCACCCTATGCTTCAGCAATCGGTGCACATGGCATACTCTGGATGAAGCGTAATGATTCATCCAAACGGATCAATCGGCCGTATAAATCAACCATACATCCATACTGCTCTACTCTTTGATCATAGATTAAGAATGCTTCCAACCTTCTTCAACAAGACCCGCTACACTACAAGCCTTTAAGATTGAAATGAAAGTGACCTCATTTCGTGTGATGTTTTTTTGTTGCATAAGGGTAAAAAGGTCAAGATACTCTTTACCATAACCATGCATGGCTAGTCCTCCCATGGCACCACTCCATGTGTAGACATTCTTTTCTTTCATCACCCAAAAAAACATTCATTGCCGTGTTAAAACCCCCACACTTTTCGTATATATGGACTAGTGCACTACCAAGAGTTGTGTTGATTTGTAGTTTTTTATACTTTATATATCTATATGCCGGTTGTCCCGCATCTAAAGCACTTAACCGAGTGCATGCAGATAATACATGAACCTTCAAACCTTTCATTTCCATTGCGTTAAACAGTTCGAGTCCGTTTAAAGGCTCCCCGAAACGCACGTACCCTGCTTTCATTGCGTTCCAGGCAATCACATCTCGGTCGAGCGTTATTTCAAACTCTTGGCGTGTGAATTTGATATCTCCTAACTTTGCACAGGCGACCACCATTGTTGTCTGAGTTACCAAATCTGGGTTGTTGATGCTAAAAAGCAAATCTTTTAAGTCCCTAAGAGACCCCATTTCAGCGTACAAATTAATCAACCCGCTTTGAACATGTGGGTCTTGATCCAAGGCGTATTTCAAAGCAGTCCCATGTACAGCCAAACCAAAATTCTTATCCACTAACTGTGCAGCAGAATTGATCAAGAACGTAAACAAGTAATTATCAGGTTTATAATTCGATTTTACAATTCTTTTATAGAAATCGAAGCTTTTTTCAGTAGTTGAGCTCTCTTGGAGTAAACTTTGATCAGAGAGTTTAAAGCAAAGACCGGAGGGACTTTCACATTGGTCCAATAGTTGAACAGAATAATCCATATTTTGTGGGTGTTTGAGGGCCATTGATGCAGCAAATTTAGATACAAGATCTGGGCCGTTTAGGAAACCATTGACTAGCAATTGTGAgtgaatttacttttttttttttttgtcattaatTTCATAAAAGGAAAACTCTCGATATTATGTGGCAAAATAGCTTACCTAACATATACGAGGGTTAATAAACGATTTCTTGTTATCAGGAAGTTGTTTAACAACATTACATGCCTTGGATATCTTCATACCAACCAACCTAATGTAAGTCTCAACAAAACTCATGACACGTTAATTATTTATGGATCAATCATTATCACTGTGCATTACCTATATATACATGGTCTCTTGTACATTATTTTTCACAGGTTAATCAACTTCATTAATCTTCGATCACCTCTCAGAGTCTTTTGACTCATCTTTAGCGACTCAAAAAAATCCTACAATGGCTTCCACCTCCTACCTTTACATTTTTGCAATTGCACTATTCTCAATTACAACAAATGAGATGTGTTTTGCTTCCCGCAATTTGCTGCAAGCAACCACATTCCCGACACTGCCACAACCACAGATACCAACAATCCCGACAATGCCACAGCCACAGATACCAACAATCCCGACAATGCCACAACCACAAATGCCCACCATCCCCACACTGCCACTACCACAAATACCCAGCATCCCTAACATGCCCAAAGTTTCATTGCCTCCATTGCCTTCTATGCCTACCATCCCTAACTTTCCAACAACTCTTCCCAATATTCCTTTCTTTGCTCCACCACCTTCCAAGAAGTAGATTGTACAACGAtatcaaaaaaagaaaagaaaaatccaTTATAGAGCTCGGGCGATTTGATTGATCCGGAGATTATAATCTTTTTTATTTGATCGCATTCATGATATTTGTGGCTAGATTAAATTGTTGTCGAGTGCTATCATTCACATGTTTTTGTGTTTTGTGTAATTTGATATACTTTGtaatatattttttctattaaGGTTGATGATTTCCATTACTTTTATCTCAAGTGTTTCCTGGTATACAAAATTAGGCAACATGCTTGATATATGTTAACATTACATaacaaaaattattaaaaatatactTTATAAAAACAATTATTTCATTTTACGTTTACTATAAAATACTGAAAATCTTATAATAAGATGAAGTATATAttataaaacaaatatatattacAATCACATTAATCAATGACTTCAATCCATGGTTTgagtgaaaataaaataaaaatttatttttagattTAATGATaactttttaactattgttattattaattagtaaaagCTTATCTATTTGGTTATTTTTATGTTCGATTATGTagcttttttaaaatattaaccATTATGTATAGttaattaatgtaattttatTTATCAGTTTACGTTAATACTttattttttagacaaaattataaaaatagtccTAATGGTTTGTCAAATGTCACAAAGTCGGTCACTATTAATTTTCATTATGCAAATGGGAATTGTGGTTTGCAAAACATGCACGTGTGGCCATTTTACTAACTCCGTTAGTATTCAGGAATGACATTTTCGTCTTTTCAACTATAAAATGACTGAATTCGTGACATTTGGTAAACCAGAATGACCATTTTTGTAACTTGTTTTAAATTAATATAGATGAtagaaaatgagttttttttttatactcaaaagtttgaggccatatgggattaatatttttcttgtgtttcaccttgcatgttttgacttcccgaataataacattattcaaaccatccacaaccgatcatactttggaagtaggtatgaaagaagactgtcatgaatctgactgtagattgtctaaagtgtcttagacataacaaaagtttgttgcagGGTTCATCAGTGCTCCTGTAAGATTACAGTATTGGATTAAAcacatgctcacttggatcgcatcatggattttatcacgagtgattagtgagacgataatatcctatattcttgaaaccgagacgtgtgaatTTTATTCTGTAATTcgtttgcacattgataatatgtaaacgcaccagtaacttggtgttataaaacatattgttgtgtgtgatttgatgggtaggtacaagcgagcattgagtccaattttatccgttccttttacccaaagtgggataaaagcgatatatatggGGCCCTCGaagatttagtgatgacaccctaagcgcttggcagagccaggactaagttgatgtgttgaaTTGTAGtgtgttgtcagtcgtcataaatcggaaatcgggaaacaacacatgaacagagagtctgattaaaatccatgtctcagttcatacgatatctagaatggaggaatatatgatcccttatctacagGACACgtttctgatatgatcagagttcgacagcggcttttgaaagctacggttGTTGATCAGGTTCCGAAGTCATATGCAACTGATAGGATATaataaggagaaagaggattaattatgatttattaatatattatatggataatatattaaaatagaaattatattgtttaataaatatttgtcaacaattaataataattaattttgtggctaaaagagattaattaaataaaggggactgattgtgtaattatatgatagttgcataaatgggctaatggactccatagaagttggagcggatgaaatctatggggaaacccataagaattcgtGCAAGGCCTCTAAAGAGAGAGGTCATGGGctccttagggcctaagcagtgaaattagggttttctagttcaaaaccctaatagcctaccaatataaggaacccctaaggccccaaaatGTGGTGAAGTAATCCATAAGGgttcttggacgtttttggtgctcctcctccttctcctaggccatcttgttgctcatggtgtttgtgactccattagaggtgcaacatttaaggcactaagctttcaaaggtcaagatcaaagggaattgagattgttattgctacataaaaatcaatGTAAGATCTAAACTCTATTCTTTTGTCAATttcgattattgtatgctagaattagggtttatgagcgttggatgattattgcatgttcattagacaaactagatccaaagctttagggtttgcatgtacaccatatgattgatgtagtgctcaaagcCCATCAGATTTTGACCATACTAAAAAAGGTGAACTAAGTAGAGTTTGTATGTGCCTTTGATGttatctaatttttgttttgactATGCTCAATGTTATGGGGATCCAAAGTAAAGGTGTGTTGGTTGGAGTCTATAACCAGCGATGGAGATAGAAGGTGAGGGGAAGGGGGAAAACTGTAAAAGGCTTATGAACAAGACATGTGTACTATCATAAGCATACCTAGGTGGTTCCCGAGGTAGCCAAGGAAAATTTTTGGGGATAGCCTTTTACTTTGATCTTGGATTCGGCACTCTGTATGTGTACTAAGAGTTGAAAATTTTGTAACCACCCATGTGTAGATAATGAAATAAGTACTTCAAGGTAAGTTCATATAAGTAATATTATacaaaaaccctagattttatgTAATTCTTTTGTTACTAACTCCTAACTGGAAAAATATTTGTATTTTAAttcttaaatttataacctaacagaTGTATATGCCAAACATTCAGTTACATATTTAAATGAAAAGTTGATGCATTTTTCGAGGAGTGCGTGAAGTTGTTATTATGTTTCTCATGCCTACAAGTTTGGAAGATATCAAACTACTTTAGTAGGTATATACATAGTGCTACTATTCATATTTGGTTTATAATTTTTCAGCCTTTATAATTTAGTTCTTTCAATTAATTTCTCATGTATTCATGAAGTTGCTATTATCCATATTTGGATTATAACTTTTCAGCTCTAATTTAGATGTTTGTGATATGATTTTAGGAAGCAAATATGGCAACCAACAACAAGTCTTGTATTTTGCAAGTTATATCTTCCATCTTCTTAAGTGTttttaaacatcaattaaacacTGTATATTTAAAGCATTTAATGTGGAACAAAATAGCCTTAACTATACCTCTTTATGATGTTCATTGCTTTCTTAACACGTGCTTTTACTATATAAAACATTTACTTTTTTCGTTCTTTTACACCCACTACCATATGATTGTTTGGTTTGTCACTAACGTCAAAAGTCGATCCAAATGCATGTTTATAGTATTgaaaatttccattttttttaGTATAGCATTTTCATACGGTTTCTAATTATGGGAACATTTACTTAGGTCTTCACAACCACAACTTCTGATGACCATAGAGCATTCCACTACTCTTTTTGCAATAATCAAAAAGATAATGCAtgattattataaatatattataaggaCAGAAACAAAAGCTTTTACAAATTGTGTAAATTGTACGTTGGTATTAATTGTGGCTAGTTTTTATTTAagttgaaagtatgttgctagttTTTTATTCGATTTGAAAGTATGTTCTTATTAATAAAATGATACGGCTTGCTGTTTAATTTGGTGTAAACATGGTTATTATTTCTTTGTTAATCTTGAATTTAATTTGTGACACTTGGGTAAGGATTAGTGGTAGATTCAACACCTAATAGACCATGGCTAATTACATTAGTAACAATGATTAAATATAtagaaaaattgttcatttacaaATAATCAACAACGGATAAGCGACAACAATTAGCGACGGATCTTTGACAAAATGTAGTTGATCCAAAAGTCTTCCGCGATAGCCCAATCACTTGTTGATCTGTCGCTGCCCATTAGCTACCAAGGTTTTTTCGTCTGTATCCATCATTGATTTGTAACTAATGGCTTTACCAACAGATTTCCCGACAGAAATGTTCGTGACCAATACATATGTTTCTAGTAGTGCAACACATATTAAATTCACATCACTCAGGGCTTCATTGGGTGTAAATAAAACTAAATTTAATTCTCAACTTATTGTTACATTTTTAACTATTGTCATgattatttaatcaaaatttacttATTTGGTCCATTTTAGATTTCAATTATgataatattctaaaatactaaCCATTGTTtgtaagttaaaaaaacatattacgttttttattattattaatcatTATTATTGTGCACTATTTTTAAACTAGTTATTACTATTAAAAAGTTATGAAAGATCATCCATTAGTTATTTTAAAAccattaactattattattagtaAATAATTCAAAAGTTACAATTCTATGTCTTggtagaaaattttatttttcattgcACTTATGTGAAATCTTGTTATGTTTTATGGTTGACAAGATTTACATAATTAAAGGATGTTGTGTGAGAAGCAAAACTAGTGAACCATGTATGCAAGTTTTGTAAAGGGGAGTTCGTATACTATGTTCATATATGTACATAATTAGGGTCGTAACCTTGTAATAACAAGAGCTAAACATAATCCGGGTTAGTCCGATTCTAAACCGGTCCATAAATCGGGTCCCATCACTAATATCTTCATACCTATTTAGGTGGTGACATGTGTCATTCAATTTAATTTAGATTAGATTAAGATGTTAAATCTGTACATTTGTCACAATCTTAAATAGGTAGGAATAAAAGGTAGGAGTATATTGAATTTCTCTGAAATAAATATTGTTGAGACAATTGTAAAGGCCTGGTACCGTTTTGGTTTTATTAGATTCCTTTTGTCCGATCTAATGTGCTTCaactgattttttttataataaaaacaattttttttaataccatataatacttttaaaaattaTTGAGCATTAAGTGGTACAAAtttataaattgattttttttaaagaaataaactaaatgttttataaaacttaCAAAAATACATGGAAACTAAAAAATTACGAAAAAAATGCATTGAAATGGCAAGAACTAAAATACCTATTAAAATTGCAATAATTACAGAAACATGCAATGAATGGTTAAATATTTCTCAAAATGAAACGATTGTCAAAAAGTCAAAACAAAGTTAAGTACcagttcaacatgttcaacttaACTGCTATCGATAACGATAACAACATGGATCTTCACAACACCTTTTGACTTCATTTTATGCCTCACGCCATCAACACCACTCAAATTCTTGAAATCCGCAAAAACATTCGACAACTCCACATACGCACCATCATTGTTAGCCTCTAATTCCCCCATCTTTCTAGACGCAAGTTTAGCCATTTCCACATTTTTATAAATCTTGTTGGCATTTAGACGGTGCACCCCATGCTTCAGCAATCGGTGCACATGGCATACTCTGGATGAAGCGTAATGATTCATCCAAACGGCTCAATCGGCCGTATAAATCAACCATACATCCATAATGCTCTACTCTTTGGTCATAGATTCAGAATGCTTCCAAACCTTCTTCAACATGACCCGCTACACTACAAGCCTTTAAGATTGAAAGGAAAGTGACCTCATTTCTTGTGATGTTTTGTTGTTGCATAAGGGTAAAAAGGTCAAGATACTCTTTACCATAACCATGCATGGCTAGTCCTCCCATGGCACCACTCCATGTGTAGACATTCTTTTCTTTCATCACCCAAAAAAACATTCATTGCCGTGTTAAAACCCCCACACTTTTCGTATATATGGACTAGTGCACTACCAAGAGTTGTGTTGATTTGTAGTTTTTTATACTTTATATATCTATATGCCGGTTGTCCCGCATCTAAAGCACTTAACCGAGTGCATGCAGATAATACATGAACCTTCAAACCTTTCATTTCCATTGCGTTAAACAGTTCGAGTCCGTTTAAAGGCTCCCCGAAACGCACGTACCCTGCTTGCATTGCGTTCCAGGCAATCACATCTCGGTCGAGCGTTATTTCAAACTCTTGGCGTGTGAATTTGATATCTCCTAACTTTGCACAGGCGACACCATTGTTGTCTGAGTTACCAAATCTGGGTTGTTGATGCTAAAAAACAAATCTTTTAAGTCCCTAAGAGACCCCATTTCAGCGTACAAATTAATGAACCCGCTTTGAACATGTGGGTCTTGATCCAAGGCGTATTTCAAAGCAGTCCCATGTACAGCCAAACCAAAATTCTTATCCACTGACTGTGCAACAGAATTGATCAAGAACGTAAACAAGTAATTATGAGAATGGATCCGCCACTCTGTATGCGTACTAAGAGTTGAAAATTTGTAACCATCCATGTGTAGATAATGAAATAAGTACTTGAAGGTAAGTTCATATAAGTAATATTATacaaaaaccctagattttatgCAATTCTTTTGTTACTAACTCCTAACTGGAAAAATATTTGTATTTTAAttcttaaatttataacctaacaaattGATATGCCAAGCATTCAGTTacatatttaaaaatgaaaagttgATGCATCTTTCAAGAAGTGCGTGAAGTTGTTATTATGTTTCCCATGCCTACAAGTTTGAAAGATATCAAACTACTTTTGTAGGTATATACATAGTGCTACTATTCATATTTGGATTATAACTTTTCAGCCTTTATAATTTAGTTCTTTCAATTAATTTCTCATGTATTCATGAAGCTGCTATTATCCATATTTGGATTATAATTTTTCAACTCTAATTTTG is part of the Lactuca sativa cultivar Salinas chromosome 7, Lsat_Salinas_v11, whole genome shotgun sequence genome and harbors:
- the LOC128127432 gene encoding protein PELPK1-like; the encoded protein is MASTSYLYIFAIALFSITTNEMCFASRNLLQATTFPTLPQPQIPTIPTMPQPQIPTIPTMPQPQMPTIPTLPLPQIPSIPNMPKVSLPPLPSMPTIPNFPTTLPNIPFFAPPPSKK